The proteins below are encoded in one region of Drosophila ananassae strain 14024-0371.13 chromosome Y unlocalized genomic scaffold, ASM1763931v2 tig00000151, whole genome shotgun sequence:
- the LOC123258245 gene encoding uncharacterized protein LOC123258245, giving the protein MFRQIWINKHHRNYQRIVWREHPSAPLRHYQLCTVTYGTACAPFLAVRVLEQLARDYQHLYPTAARILLEDFYVDDVLTGTDTEEKLLQYKQELIQLMSCAQLELGKWISNSNRVVDPETTITNNTSYSPLETTNKVLGIHWQPQTDTLAYKVSLPSEGKITKRQVLSDVSRIFDPLGLLAPVVIQFKILFQELWVLNLDWDSPLPLSLEDWYLKCKHDINTLNELEVPRYIGNSTDTIELHAFSDASIKAYAAAVYSRVTLPDGNIQVTLIAAKTRVAPLKTQSLPRLELCGALLLSRVINSVKAALKHYNVTVYAWCDSTIVLAWLSHIPAKLKTFVANRTAEILSIIPRDHWQHVKSDDNPADCASRGMLAADL; this is encoded by the coding sequence ATGTTCAGGCAAATTTGGATCAACAAGCATCACCGCAACTATCAACGTATCGTTTGGAGAGAACATCCTTCAGCTCCACTTCGACATTACCAACTCTGCACTGTAACCTATGGCACTGCGTGTGCACCATTTCTGGCTGTACGGGTTCTTGAGCAACTGGCCAGAGACTATCAACATTTGTATCCAACTGCTGCGCGCATTCTCCTTGAAGATTTCTACGTTGACGACGTTTTAACAGGAACTGACACCGAGGAGAAGCTTCTACAATACAAACAAGAACTAATTCAACTAATGTCATGTGCTCAACTCGAACTTGGAAAATGGATTTCCAACAGCAACCGCGTTGTCGACCCTGAGACAACAATCACAAACAACACATCATACAGTCCACTCGAAACTACGAACAAGGTTTTGGGAATTCATTGGCAACCGCAAACGGACACATTGGCATACAAGGTATCTTTGCCCAGCGAGGGAAAGATTACAAAACGGCAAGTTTTATCAGACGTATCTCGCATTTTCGACCCACTTGGATTGCTGGCTCCAGTGGTTATACAATTCAAAATCCTGTTCCAAGAACTTTGGGTTCTCAACTTAGACTGGGACAGCCCGCTACCGCTCAGCCTGGAAGATTGGTATCTCAAATGCAAGCACGATATCAACACGCTCAATGAACTTGAGGTTCCACGCTACATTGGCAATTCTACTGACACAATTGAATTGCACGCTTTCTCGGACGCATCTATAAAAGCCTACGCCGCTGCAGTTTACAGTAGAGTCACTCTCCCTGATGGTAACATACAGGTTACTCTTATAGCTGCAAAGACTCGTGTTGCACCTCTCAAAACACAATCACTTCCACGCCTGGAATTGTGCGGCGCACTGCTACTAAGTCGAGTCATCAACTCAGTCAAGGCTGCACTGAAACACTACAACGTCACTGTTTACGCCTGGTGCGACTCTACCATTGTTTTGGCTTGGCTCTCGCACATACCTGCCAAACTAAAGACTTTCGTCGCAAACCGCACTGCCGAAATCCTCAGCATCATTCCACGAGATCACTGGCAACATGTCAAATCAGATGACAACCCTGCTGACTGCGCTTCAAGGGGCATGCTAGCTGCTGACTTA